The genomic stretch TCCTGTCATAGAAATGTTCTTGCTGCAATCAGTCCTTATTTCAGGTACAGTGGTCTGTTGATCTAGGGATGAGTAAAAGGGGAATTATAAATGATTTTCAttaaatgaccaaaaaaaagcacacttttACTAACATTCCATGTAACTATTGACGTTACAGTGTACCTAGTAAGTATCTTTTTACAGTAACAGTATAGTTAAAGTTAAGTATTCTGTCCTGCTGGAATATGCATATGAATAACATGTTGAAAGTTGAGTGTGATGACTTGAATATGTCAagagctttgcttttaaaatgaatgaactTTTATATGGAATTAGTGGGATAATTAAGGAAGTAATTCCAAGTTAGCATTTTTGACCTATTAAGTCTGGGACTGATTTTAAGTTTAGGATCCCGAGCAGAACAGTGTAACATCACTGTTAAATGCGTTTGTGCCCATAGAAGGGCAGAGGTGTTGGGATTAGCTGTATTGGGGTTAGCTGTATGGCATAAATTTCTTAGATCTGTAGTTAGAAGGTAATTGCAAATAAactgctgaatatttttcttttgtagatcTATGTTCACTAGCGGCCTTACAGAGAGTACCCAGAAAGAAGTTCGTATAGTTGGTGTTGAAGCAGAGTCAATGCATTTAGTGTTGAACTATGCATATACCTCCAGAGTAATGCTGACAGAGGCCAACGTTCAAGCTTTGTTCACTGCAGCTAGTATCTTCCAGATCCCTTCCATACAAGACCAGTGTGCTAAATACATGATCAGTCACTTGGACCCACAGAACTCCATTGGGGTGTTTATCTTTGCTGATCACTATGGTCATCAGGAACTCAAAGACAGATCACAAGACTACATTCGTAAAAAGTTTCTGAGTGTCACCAAAGAGCAAGAGTTTCTTCAGTTGAGAAAAGACCAGCTCATAAGTATACTCGACAGTGATGACTTAAATGTAGACAAAGAAGAACATGTTTATGACAGCATTATAAGGTGGTTTGAGCATGAACAAAATAAGAGAGAAGTGCACCTTCCAGAAATATTTGCCAAATGCATCCGTATGCCTCTATTGGAAGAGACATTTTTAGAGAAAATCCCTCCCATGTTTGCACAGGCTATGGCCAAAAGCTGTGTACAAAAGGGACAACATAGTGCCAATGGCTATACACAACGGCTTGGAATGACTGCTTCTGAAATGATCATATGCTTTGATGCTGCCCACAAACACTcaggaaagaagcaaacagTGCCTTGTTTAGATTCGGTCACAGGGAGAGTGTTTAAACTATGCAAGCCACCAAATGACTTGAGGGAGGTTGGAATTCTTGTATCTCCTGATAATGATATTTATATTGCGGGTGGTTACAGACCAagcagcagtgaggtctccATTGATCACAGAGCAGAGAGTGATTTCTGGATGTACGATCACTCTGGCAATAGGTGGATTCCAAAAGCTCCTTTGTTGCGAGCCAGAATAGGCTGCAAATTGGTTCATTGCTGTGGTAAACTGTATGCAATAGGTGGTCGTGTTTATGAAGGAGATGGGCGAAACTCTCTCAAGTCTGTGGAGTGTTATGACAGCAGAGAGAACTGTTGGACGGCTGTCTGTCCAATGCCGGTAGCAATGGAGTTTCATAGTGCTGTGGAATATAAGGATAACATCTATGTTTTACAGGGTAAGGCGGTTTGACTGGCTTTATGGTGTTCTACTGGAAGTGGGGGTTGTTCAAGCCAACTGTCTCTTAAAAGCACCTTAGAAAGCCCAAGTTTCTGGGACATCTAAAGAATGCCCAGGACAGTAGAATGGGAGAAAAGTTGGGGAGGGCAGTGAGCAAGGAAGAATGAAGTTACTGCTTGAGTTCTTGGGCCCTGGGCATGTGTCACTGAGTTGTATCAAATCCTGCCACAACTGCTGTTTCTGCTAACAATTTAGTATTAAGTTGTACGGTGGAAATTCTTTATTACATCTTTATTTGGGTGAAATGCACTAATGTTGAAGAACAGCTGTTGtaatgaaaaagtattttacattttatttagcTGAACCTGTGAAAATGCCTGGAGTCTCTTAGTGAGttgtaaaaaaaatgaattagcCATGGTAGGCCTTCCTTCTGTCCCACCCTGCTTTCTGTTAGTTAGCTTTTTAGCTAACTAAGGAAGGTGCTTGATCTTTTTCTAATTAGCTTGTTTCATTTGGTTGGGAATTACAGTGTGGTCTTTCCATCCCATCTTCCAATAAGTGATCAAGCTTGTTGCATTTTGATGCCTAACTTAATGATTTAAGCACAGTTGTAGTACCAGCAGTGTTTATATCCATATTTGAGAGGTACATCAGAATAATCAATaaggattaaaaaaagcatGTCCTGAATGATTTATTGCCAAGATGCAGATGAAAGTGGTGTGACAGAAAAGATGCTTGCAGTTCGTTTAGACTGGTAATTATATTTTAGGACTCCAAAAAGGATTGTTATGGGAATGGATGaaatcatttattcttccctttCTTACTTTATTTATGTAGCTTACATGAAATGCATAATTTTGTACGTATTTGACCCTGTTGCACTCTAAGCTTAAAAGTGCTGAGGCTGTATAGGCTGAGGTTGTAGTAAGACTCCCAAGTGGAAAGAAAGATTGGACAGGGGAGTatcttagttttattttgctaaGGTCCATTCCTGTGCAAACACTTTCCCTGTAATTTATCAGAAGTCAACCTGACTTCTTGACGTTGCACTCCTGCCACTCAGCAAGGTTGGAGGGCTTCCACAGGACCTATAGATGGCTTTGTTCTTTCATCGTATCCGTATTACATCTGATCCTGTTGTGGCTCTAAATAGTTGTTACTGTTGCTAGTTTTCTCAGTCTGTTGGGTCAGACATCCTCTTTAGATCATTGAAGAGGAGCACTGAGGAGTCTTCAACCTAGAATATGTGTTTGTCctttaaatgtttcttgcaACCACTATAAAGTAGATAATTTTTAGAGAGACATTACGACTTATAGAATAAGAATGCATCTTGTTTACAGATCTTAGTTTCAATAGTTCTGTGCTTCAGTGGTTTTAATGACAACTCAATGCTTGCATAAATAAACCACGTCATTGCACTAACCAGCAAATTAAATAATCCATGTTGCAGAAAATGAGTAACTTTCCTATTTGTGTGATAGGTGAAAGCCTTGACTGAATTGCACTCTAATAGTCTATAATAAGTTAACTATTAATAATTTTTGTAGAGAAAACTTCTAAGTTTGAAGTAGTCAGTAAGGATTAATGAGTCTTAAAATGCCAGCTCGGTTGCAGGCATCAGTCATAGGAGATTGCACAATGGAACAAAAGTGAGTAATCAGAAAATGCATTACCTGTAGGTCTTAATGTCTTAAGCTGCATTCCATTCTTTTTATTGTATTATGTCTGTATTCTTTGTCACATTTGAAGAGCTTGGTTAGAGTGCAGCCTAgttaaaattgtttaaaatatcCATGTAAAATAGGCATGAAGTTGAATTGTGCTAATATTTGGCAAATTGTAGCCCTTTGTTCCCAGAGCTTCATAAAAGACAAGGTAATCTTTATCCATGTTCTTCTTACCAAGTTTGCAGAGCATGAGCTTTCTGTCATCTGAGCTTCTGCTATCTACAGTCTGCAtaagctgctctgtgcagtcaATAGAAGAAATGCCTTATAGTCCAGGCACAAAACTAATGATGAATCACAGCTTCATGCAAGTATTCACCTGGCATCCTTTGAAACCCAGTCAACCTGTATAACCCAGCCAAGTGATACAAACAGCTTCAGAGTCTGTAGTGCAAGACACGTTATTTGCTCAGATTTAACAACTTTCAAGTACTcaattctgagatttttttctgtaggttACACTTCATGAAGATAACAGAGAACAGAATAAATACTTTGGATGCTTGAAGGCTGGAATTTGGACAGGCTTTATCCCACGTTCTTAAGCATGGTTTAAAAGTAGTAAAGAATAGGTGGGAAATATGCATTCCACCACAGTGTTTGTGGTATActtcaaattcagttttcttcagctAGGATAGAAAGCCAGAGTAGCTTTTGCTGCTAGTATTTCTGTGAGTTTTGAAGAAAGCAGACAATGTTGGATTTTTGTTCTAGGATCGGGGCTTTTAAGAGTTTGTAGACATTAATACGTGGAAGAATATAACTGTAAACTTAATAGCTGCAGAATTGCTGTTATGGAAATAAAGCATaagttatgttttatttttcctctctttccaggggaattttttctctgctatGATCCTCAGAAGGATTATTGGGGGTTTTTGACTCCAATGACTGTGCCTAGAATCCAAGGC from Lagopus muta isolate bLagMut1 chromosome 11, bLagMut1 primary, whole genome shotgun sequence encodes the following:
- the KBTBD8 gene encoding kelch repeat and BTB domain-containing protein 8 isoform X1, whose amino-acid sequence is MAALGEPSKFSQTVNGIPPSNTVSSGMDPFHACSILQQLKTMYDEGQLTDIVVEVDHGKTFSCHRNVLAAISPYFRSMFTSGLTESTQKEVRIVGVEAESMHLVLNYAYTSRVMLTEANVQALFTAASIFQIPSIQDQCAKYMISHLDPQNSIGVFIFADHYGHQELKDRSQDYIRKKFLSVTKEQEFLQLRKDQLISILDSDDLNVDKEEHVYDSIIRWFEHEQNKREVHLPEIFAKCIRMPLLEETFLEKIPPMFAQAMAKSCVQKGQHSANGYTQRLGMTASEMIICFDAAHKHSGKKQTVPCLDSVTGRVFKLCKPPNDLREVGILVSPDNDIYIAGGYRPSSSEVSIDHRAESDFWMYDHSGNRWIPKAPLLRARIGCKLVHCCGKLYAIGGRVYEGDGRNSLKSVECYDSRENCWTAVCPMPVAMEFHSAVEYKDNIYVLQGEFFLCYDPQKDYWGFLTPMTVPRIQGLATVYNDSIYYIAGTCGNHQRMFTVEAYDIEQNKWTRKKDFPCDQSINPYIKLVLLKNKLHLFVRATQVTVEEHVFRTSRKNSLYQYDEVTDQWQKVYETPDRLWDLGRHFECVVAKLYPQCLQKVI
- the KBTBD8 gene encoding kelch repeat and BTB domain-containing protein 8 isoform X2, whose protein sequence is MDPFHACSILQQLKTMYDEGQLTDIVVEVDHGKTFSCHRNVLAAISPYFRSMFTSGLTESTQKEVRIVGVEAESMHLVLNYAYTSRVMLTEANVQALFTAASIFQIPSIQDQCAKYMISHLDPQNSIGVFIFADHYGHQELKDRSQDYIRKKFLSVTKEQEFLQLRKDQLISILDSDDLNVDKEEHVYDSIIRWFEHEQNKREVHLPEIFAKCIRMPLLEETFLEKIPPMFAQAMAKSCVQKGQHSANGYTQRLGMTASEMIICFDAAHKHSGKKQTVPCLDSVTGRVFKLCKPPNDLREVGILVSPDNDIYIAGGYRPSSSEVSIDHRAESDFWMYDHSGNRWIPKAPLLRARIGCKLVHCCGKLYAIGGRVYEGDGRNSLKSVECYDSRENCWTAVCPMPVAMEFHSAVEYKDNIYVLQGEFFLCYDPQKDYWGFLTPMTVPRIQGLATVYNDSIYYIAGTCGNHQRMFTVEAYDIEQNKWTRKKDFPCDQSINPYIKLVLLKNKLHLFVRATQVTVEEHVFRTSRKNSLYQYDEVTDQWQKVYETPDRLWDLGRHFECVVAKLYPQCLQKVI